The DNA segment GTTAAATCAAGAATGTACTATGGGCTAAAAGGCCTTAAAAAAACCTTTGACTCCTGGAATATCAATAAAGAGGTATTTAATTATGACTAAAGAAGAAGCAAGAATTCTCTTCATGGATCACCTTTATGGTGAACTAGATGAAGCTACTTCCAAAGAGCTTCTCCAATTCATCGAAACTGATGAAGAATTAAAGAGAGAATTTGAAGAACTCACTGACGCAAAGTCGGTACTCCATCATCTACCGGTACAAAGCCCTGTAGAGCAATTAGTGATTATGGAGCCTAAAACAGCAACAACAGATTCCTTTTGGTCAAAACTGTCCAATGCGTTAATACCACGGAATACAATGGCTAGAACAGGCCTTGCCATGGCCTCGCTTCTACTATTGTTTGTTGTAACCGGAGCCGTAACCGACCTGAACGTTTCAGCCGGTAATGGTGAGTTTAGCATAACCTTTGGAGAGCAGCCTCCTGTGCAAACAGGATATACTGCGGCCCAGGTTGATATGATAATAAATCAGGTGCAGCAAGAGAATGCGGCTATGATTGGTGAATTCATACTGGCTTCTCAGGAACAGCAAGAAATCCAGTTTCAAGAAACACTCTCAACCTTTGCTAATTACTTATATAATCAGAGAGAGTCTGATCTTGAGTTCCTTACCTATGGCATTTCAAACCTTCAACAAGCTACAGATAACCGCTTTCGGCAAACCGATCAGGTGTTAGGCGAAATCATACAAACCGTAAGCACAAACTAAAATCATACCTACTAGAACCATGAAAAAAATACACACATATCTACTGATCGGATTGTTGGGTGTTAGCCTTTCAACTTCCGCATTTGCTCAAACTATTGATGCCAACCGCATGAACCGCGATATAAGCATCATGGAAAACATTCTCGGTGAATTATTCAAAACCCAACAATTACGTACGGGTACCAATGAGCCAACGATTGTTGTTAATGGTGTTGTCTCCACATCTTTTTCAAGCCGATCTGTTAAAGGCACTTATTTACCGGGTTATGGTATCATCTTTAAGATTAATAGCCCATCCAGAAATATATATATGACCTCATCTGGAACTAGATATTCCTCCTATTCTTTCTATTATGATGGAGATGGAGACCCTAAGCTAAGTGGAGAGATTACTCAGGAAACCGTGGTAGATCGTATCACTTCTTTTCTTAGAGACTATGGTACAACCATAGGTCAGCTTGGAAATGATGAAAAAATCATGGTGATATACGGCTCCAATCAAAGTACCTCCAGAGACTTGTTCTATACTTTGTCTACTGTGCGAGGGCAAAACACTCAAAGTAATGACAACGAGGACAAGCCAGAGCCTTTACCTATCATCTCCGTTTCAACAACAGTTAAGGATCTAAATGACTATCGATCCGGCAGACTTAACGCATCTGCTTTTGACAATAAGGTAGATGTAGCTACCTCTGAAGAGAAGGAATACCTTGATCTTAAAGTAATGGGTAACATCTTTAAGACAGCGCTTAGTAATCAACCTACTAACAGCTTTAAACTTCATGGCGCTAGTAATGTTGATTACCTGTACCTGGATAACTTTGGCGCTATCTTTTCTTTAAATGTTCGATACTCTGATGAGAACAATCGTTGGGCTATTTCTCTTGCCAGAGAATTCGCATTGGCTCAAAGTGGCTTTGATAAAGAGAAAGAGCAGGAAGAGTATGAAGAATACCTCGAAAAAGTGGCTACCGCTTTTGAAGAACTGAAAGACAACCTAAGAGAGTATGTAATTGACTATGGCCGAACTTTAAGCTCAGTTACCAATGACCAATACCTTTTGCTTTCTATTACTGTTAGCGGAAGCCCTGATGAAATCCCTGAACGAATGGATATTCAAGTTAAAAAATCTCTGTTCCAGGATTTAGATCGAGGACAAATAAGTCGTGAACAAGCCATCAGCCAGGTAGTAGTTACTGAGTATTAATTTATTTAGTTATTTGTTATTCGTTAATGGTTATTGGAAAGGTGAATCACCAATAACAATCATTAACGAATAACCAATCACGCATAAGATTACTGACCCCGCTAATATTTTTAGCGGGGGTTTTTATTTCATAAGTTCGGCGCATGAAATTAAATCTTGGTTGCGGAAATGATATTCGTGAAGGCTGGATAAACCTGGATATAGCTGAACTGCCCGGGATAGATGTGGTGCATGATGTAAATAACCTGCCCTTACCCTTCGAAGAAAATCAATTCGACTTTATTCTTGCTCAAGATCTGCTGGAACATCTTGAATACATTCCCTTACTAAAAGACATTCACCGAATTCTTAAACCAGCTGGCATTATAGAAATACGGGTGCCTCATTACACTTCCAGGTATAACTTTATCGACCCAACCCATAAAAAAAGATTTTCTCATAAAACCTTTGAGTTCTTTGTTAAGGGCTCTTCATTCAACAGGGACTATTATTTCGATTTTCATTTTGAAGAAGTGATGTATACCCATATCCATTTTGAAAAAGGGGTTTTGATTTATAATCATCTTCTGGAAGCTTTTGTTAACCTTTCAAGAAAGACTAAAACCATTTACGAGGCTTCTTTTTT comes from the Balneola sp. genome and includes:
- a CDS encoding class I SAM-dependent methyltransferase, coding for MKLNLGCGNDIREGWINLDIAELPGIDVVHDVNNLPLPFEENQFDFILAQDLLEHLEYIPLLKDIHRILKPAGIIEIRVPHYTSRYNFIDPTHKKRFSHKTFEFFVKGSSFNRDYYFDFHFEEVMYTHIHFEKGVLIYNHLLEAFVNLSRKTKTIYEASFLSGIFPAGMMTIRLKK